The nucleotide sequence TGGTCCATGGCGGGGCGAAGCCAGCCGAGTTCGATCTCCCAGCGGGCCAGGGCGGCGAGGCGGGCAACCGTGGGGCGAGAGTGGACCAGGTAGCGCAGCTCGAGCGTGGCCTCCCGCTCCAGGCCGCGGTGGTAGGCGGCGTCGAGGGCCTCCAGCGAGGAGTCGGACGGCGCTGCAGCGGCAGAGACGGCCGGGCCGCCCGGAGGCCCCAGCACGCCCGAGAGCTCGGCGGCGGCCGGCTCCCACCGCTCGGCCGCCAGCAGGGCCTGGTAAGAGAGCGGATGGAGGCGAACCAGGCGGCGCAACGTCGAGGCGAGCGTCGCGCCGGGATCCCCCTCGGGGGAGGGAGCGGCCTGCATCCACTTTGCCCGCCAGAAGAGATATGTCGCGTCTTGAGGCGCCTGCTCTCCCAGGCGGTCCAGGGCCCAGACTGCCGTTTCCCGGTCGTGCGGGTAGCTCCAGGCCAGAAGTGCTCGGAGGGCCTCGTCCCGGCCGGAAGTCGCGCGGGTAGCGGCCTCGTGGCGGGCCAGGTACTCCCTGACCCCCCTCAGGTCGCGCTTTTCGAGCCGGAGCCGGACGAGCTCCAGCAGCGCGTCGCCCGCCGGCTCCGTCCCGCGGGCCTCTTCGATGAGCTGCTCCAGGGAGTCTGTGGCCGCCTCCTCCTGCCCCTGCCGTACCTGCTCGTCGGCCAGCGCGAGCCTCAGCCGCAGGATCGCCTCCCGCTCCTGCGGGCTCTGGGGCGGCCGTTGCCCCGCGCGGTCGAGGGCCTGGCGGACCAGCGCCAGGCGGGCATCGTGCCGCGCCAGTCGATCCAGGGCGGCGGCGAGCTGGGCTGCCACCTGGGCGGCGTGCGGGCTTTCGAGGAGGGAGGGGCGGGAAAGGATGGAGACCGCCTGCTGCGCTCTCCCGAACCGGATCAGCAGCCCGGAGTACCGTAACAACTGTTGCCGGCCTCGAGCGGTCCGGGCGTCCATGAAGGGATGCAGCTGCTCGAGACGGGCCAGCACCTGGTCTCTCAGGGGCCCGCGAAAGAGGATGGCGTACCCCTGGAGTGCGTCCATCCACACGTCGGCGGCCTCTTCGGGCTCTTCCGCCACCTCCAGGGCCTCGGCGAGCGCCAGCCGGGCATCCAGCACGTCGTCGCCCACGGCAGCCCGGAGAGCCTGCCGGGCGTGCTCCAC is from Limnochorda sp. L945t and encodes:
- a CDS encoding lytic transglycosylase domain-containing protein; this translates as MLALRTSPRFARTSPRITAHVVAAIVAALAVSGPTRPAPAASVPEPVTGYQAFQASFMQAHQALEERRARAAVEHARQALRAAVGDDVLDARLALAEALEVAEEPEEAADVWMDALQGYAILFRGPLRDQVLARLEQLHPFMDARTARGRQQLLRYSGLLIRFGRAQQAVSILSRPSLLESPHAAQVAAQLAAALDRLARHDARLALVRQALDRAGQRPPQSPQEREAILRLRLALADEQVRQGQEEAATDSLEQLIEEARGTEPAGDALLELVRLRLEKRDLRGVREYLARHEAATRATSGRDEALRALLAWSYPHDRETAVWALDRLGEQAPQDATYLFWRAKWMQAAPSPEGDPGATLASTLRRLVRLHPLSYQALLAAERWEPAAAELSGVLGPPGGPAVSAAAAPSDSSLEALDAAYHRGLEREATLELRYLVHSRPTVARLAALARWEIELGWLRPAMDHLAQLLRVAPVYYQERWVLEGMFPRPYRALVEQVASQEGVDPLWLFAIMREESAFEPQALSVADAYGLMQILLPTAAEVAASRRFDPPDPAGLFVPEINVRLAGAYAAELYRRFGDVRLASAAYHAGPGRVSGWLQALGAGDDVDLFVERIPFEQTRTYVQKVYRSYLMYQRLYASRR